CTTAGCGACCCGAATGAACTGCTCGCGGTTCACCGGGCAGATCCGGACCTCGTCGTTTAGGCACACGGCTTCCGCGTGGTACTGGGCGTTCGCATCGAGAAAGTTTGCGCCGAGAATATCGCCTGGGCCAACCAGGTACAGGATGCGCTCCTGCCCGCGCTCCGTGAGCCGGCTGACCTTAAGGGTGCCGTCCAGCACGATGACCAGCTCCTGGCAGGGGTCTCCCGGCCGAAAAATCGCCTCCCCCCGCCGGTAGGTGCGCGGCGGGCAAATCGTACCCATGCGAATTTTTTCTTCCTCGGTGAGCCGCTCGAGGAACCCAGGCTGCGGAATGAACCAGGGCATAGGACCTCCTTTACTTCAAGGCCGAGATGTACGGCACCTTCTTAGTATACGGGCCGTGCGCGGTGGGAGTAGGATGAAGGAACCATGCGCTTTCGAGACCGGGATGACGCGGCGTTGCGCCTCGCGGCCTTGCTCGAGCCGCTGGACCTC
This region of Marinithermus hydrothermalis DSM 14884 genomic DNA includes:
- a CDS encoding Crp/Fnr family transcriptional regulator — its product is MPWFIPQPGFLERLTEEEKIRMGTICPPRTYRRGEAIFRPGDPCQELVIVLDGTLKVSRLTERGQERILYLVGPGDILGANFLDANAQYHAEAVCLNDEVRICPVNREQFIRVAKELPNVSLSLCGALAQRLEHLEDQLEAATAPVAVRLGRVLVWLAQRFGKPAEAGWYRIESELRQEDLAALAGTTRVTVTHTLSMLRQAGLVEGTRGTYHVRLEELEAYLEDLAWED